One bacterium genomic region harbors:
- a CDS encoding YbjQ family protein: MDGPEAFGSLEWLRLLLPFGLLAMGFFIGKAIESAHLRALRRREIHWRRISISTLETPPDGWRIARTGLVDGSVVVSIDHWKRLLAGLRAFFGGRIRSYESLLERARREALLRMQEQAHERGFHGIVGTRLETARLASASRDGKGTAGVEILAFGTGVEKAR; the protein is encoded by the coding sequence GTGGACGGGCCGGAAGCCTTCGGCTCGCTCGAGTGGCTGCGCCTGCTGCTCCCCTTCGGGCTGCTGGCGATGGGCTTCTTCATCGGAAAGGCCATCGAAAGCGCCCATCTCCGCGCACTTCGACGGCGCGAGATCCACTGGCGGAGAATCTCGATCTCGACACTCGAGACGCCGCCGGACGGATGGCGCATTGCACGCACCGGCCTCGTCGATGGCTCAGTCGTGGTGTCCATCGACCACTGGAAACGCTTGCTGGCTGGCCTGCGCGCCTTCTTCGGCGGCCGGATCCGATCCTACGAATCACTTCTCGAACGTGCCCGCCGCGAAGCGCTGCTCCGCATGCAGGAGCAGGCCCACGAGCGCGGCTTCCACGGCATCGTGGGCACGCGCCTGGAAACAGCCCGGCTGGCCAGCGCCAGCCGCGACGGCAAAGGCACGGCGGGCGTCGAAATCCTGGCGTTCGGAACCGGAGTCGAAAAGGCGCGCTAG
- a CDS encoding YbjQ family protein, which yields MAISNTEEIPGRQIREHHGLVSGSTVRAKHIGRDIMAGLKNLVGGELKGYTELLQEARQEALDRMLEQARSAGANAVVNVRFQTSSVAQGAAELFAYGTAVTVE from the coding sequence ATGGCGATCAGCAACACCGAGGAAATTCCGGGCCGACAGATCCGGGAGCACCACGGCTTGGTCTCCGGCAGCACGGTCCGAGCCAAGCACATCGGCCGCGACATCATGGCCGGGCTCAAGAACCTGGTCGGCGGCGAGTTGAAGGGGTACACGGAGCTTCTCCAAGAAGCCCGTCAGGAAGCCCTCGATCGAATGCTCGAACAGGCTCGGAGCGCCGGCGCGAATGCCGTCGTGAACGTGCGCTTCCAGACGAGTTCGGTAGCCCAGGGGGCGGCGGAGCTGTTCGCCTACGGCACCGCCGTCACGGTGGAGTAG